In the Patescibacteria group bacterium genome, one interval contains:
- a CDS encoding cold shock domain-containing protein: MPQGTIKRLTDRGFGFISYDDSDKDLFFHSNELKDVQFNELQEGDKVTFEIAQGPKGPNATNVSRAE; the protein is encoded by the coding sequence ATGCCACAAGGAACAATCAAAAGACTCACAGATCGTGGGTTCGGATTCATTTCATATGATGATTCTGATAAAGATCTCTTTTTTCATTCAAACGAACTTAAAGACGTACAATTCAACGAGCTTCAAGAAGGTGATAAAGTAACGTTTGAAATAGCACAAGGTCCAAAAGGACCTAACGCTACCAACGTTAGCAGAGCAGAGTAA